Proteins encoded in a region of the Leifsonia sp. PS1209 genome:
- a CDS encoding ABC transporter ATP-binding protein: MSAIALDHLTVRLGETVALDDVSVALDASRIAVVGANGSGKSTFARVLAGLVAPSSGSIRVHGLDPGRQAPALRRLVSVVFSNPDAQIIMPTVAEDAAFSLRSERLPAAESAARVADALDRFGLTGLADRAAHDLSGGQKQLLALCGAFIRRPQLVIADEPTAYLDARNARRVAEHLFEDAGHQLVLLTHDLRLAERCEVAVLFDAGRIAAVGAPADVIAEYEASLRW; this comes from the coding sequence CTCACCGTGCGGCTCGGCGAGACCGTCGCGCTCGACGATGTGAGTGTCGCGCTCGACGCATCCAGGATCGCCGTGGTCGGCGCCAACGGGTCGGGCAAGTCCACGTTCGCGCGCGTGCTGGCCGGACTCGTGGCGCCCAGCTCCGGGAGCATCCGGGTGCACGGGCTCGACCCGGGCAGGCAGGCTCCCGCGTTGCGGCGGCTGGTGAGTGTGGTGTTCAGCAACCCGGATGCGCAGATCATCATGCCGACGGTGGCGGAGGACGCCGCGTTCTCCCTCCGCAGCGAGCGTCTGCCGGCCGCCGAGTCCGCCGCTCGGGTGGCCGACGCCCTCGACCGGTTCGGGCTGACCGGGCTCGCCGACCGCGCCGCCCACGACCTGTCCGGCGGGCAGAAGCAGCTGCTCGCGCTGTGCGGGGCGTTCATCCGGCGGCCGCAGCTGGTGATCGCCGACGAGCCGACGGCCTACCTGGATGCGCGCAACGCCCGCCGCGTGGCCGAGCACCTGTTCGAGGACGCCGGGCACCAGCTGGTGCTGCTCACCCACGACCTGCGATTGGCGGAGCGGTGCGAGGTGGCCGTGCTATTCGACGCAGGGCGCATCGCGGCGGTGGGCGCTCCGGCGGACGTGATCGCCGAGTACGAGGCGAGCCTGCGATGGTGA
- a CDS encoding energy-coupling factor transporter transmembrane component T: protein MVTLYRPGTGWMHRAPAGPKAAVLLAVVLAVSFLPSTWWAAGVAAAIAVVGYLVCGLGMRELGRQVVAVRWVVLITLVGQLIFLDAEAAVANTARVVTAILLAGMLVLTTRVAALLDAFERGLRPFERLGVDAQRVALMLAVTINTVPVLSRLAAGVREAQRARGARPGIVGFVIPFLVVSLKHADDLGDALTARGVR, encoded by the coding sequence ATGGTGACCCTCTACCGCCCCGGCACCGGCTGGATGCACCGCGCCCCGGCCGGACCGAAGGCCGCCGTGCTGCTCGCGGTCGTGCTCGCCGTCTCCTTCCTGCCGTCCACCTGGTGGGCGGCCGGGGTCGCCGCGGCGATCGCCGTGGTCGGCTACCTCGTCTGCGGGCTCGGGATGCGGGAGCTCGGCCGGCAGGTGGTCGCGGTCCGCTGGGTGGTGCTCATCACGCTGGTCGGTCAGCTGATCTTCCTCGACGCGGAGGCGGCCGTTGCGAACACGGCGCGCGTCGTCACCGCGATCCTGCTCGCCGGGATGCTCGTCCTCACCACCCGCGTCGCCGCGCTCCTCGACGCGTTCGAGCGTGGGCTGCGACCGTTCGAGCGTCTCGGGGTGGACGCACAGCGCGTCGCCCTGATGCTCGCAGTCACCATCAACACGGTGCCGGTGCTGTCCCGGCTCGCGGCCGGGGTGCGGGAGGCACAGCGCGCCCGCGGAGCCAGGCCGGGTATCGTCGGCTTCGTGATCCCGTTCCTCGTCGTCTCGCTCAAACACGCCGACGACCTCGGTGATGCCCTCACGGCGCGAGGCGTCCGATGA
- a CDS encoding CHY zinc finger protein, which produces MTGMRVLGPTVDDQTRCIHYRTELDVIAIRFACCGEYYPCHLCHAEAADHPAEQWPLDRRDEPAVLCGVCEHELTVAEYLGVDACPACGAAFNPGCKLHTELYFEV; this is translated from the coding sequence ATGACCGGGATGCGCGTGCTCGGTCCGACCGTCGACGACCAGACCCGGTGCATCCACTACCGGACGGAACTCGACGTGATCGCCATCCGGTTCGCGTGCTGCGGCGAGTACTACCCGTGTCATCTGTGCCACGCGGAGGCGGCCGACCACCCGGCGGAGCAGTGGCCGCTCGACCGGCGCGACGAACCCGCGGTGCTGTGCGGGGTGTGCGAGCACGAGCTGACCGTCGCCGAGTACCTCGGGGTGGATGCCTGCCCGGCGTGCGGCGCGGCGTTCAACCCGGGGTGCAAACTGCACACCGAGCTGTACTTCGAGGTCTGA
- a CDS encoding NAD(P)-dependent alcohol dehydrogenase, with protein MSDTATATTMSAVVQHAYGTSDALRVETVPVPVAGPTDVVVAVRAAGVDAGTWHLMTGRPYLMRLIGFGVRGPKARVRGLAFAGRVSAVGAEVTDLRPGDDVFGSADGAFAEFVRAPRSALVRLPASIGYEQAAAVPVSAVTALQALRAAAVPAGGSVLVLGASGGVGHYAVQLAVAAGATVTGVCSTAKAEFVRGLGAAEVIDYRAADVTATGRRWDAIIDTAGDRRLSSLRSILAPSGSLVIVGGMGGPVLGGMERVLAAAVANRFVRQRLIGLVSKENASDLADLADLVDAGAFTPMVDAVLPLDRAGEAIDLVASGAVRGKVVVVP; from the coding sequence GAACCAGCGATGCCCTCCGCGTCGAGACCGTCCCCGTCCCCGTTGCAGGCCCCACCGATGTCGTCGTCGCCGTGCGCGCCGCCGGAGTGGATGCGGGCACCTGGCACCTGATGACCGGCCGCCCGTACCTGATGCGGCTGATCGGCTTCGGTGTCCGCGGCCCCAAGGCGCGGGTGCGCGGCCTCGCGTTCGCCGGCCGCGTCTCGGCGGTCGGCGCCGAGGTGACCGATCTGCGGCCCGGCGACGACGTGTTCGGCTCGGCCGACGGTGCGTTCGCCGAGTTCGTGCGCGCGCCGCGGTCCGCGCTCGTGCGGCTGCCCGCATCCATCGGCTACGAGCAGGCGGCCGCGGTCCCCGTCTCGGCGGTGACCGCGTTGCAGGCGCTGCGCGCCGCGGCCGTCCCCGCGGGAGGGAGCGTGCTGGTGCTCGGAGCATCCGGCGGCGTCGGCCACTACGCCGTGCAGCTCGCCGTCGCCGCGGGCGCGACGGTCACCGGAGTGTGCAGCACGGCCAAGGCCGAGTTCGTGCGCGGTCTCGGCGCGGCGGAGGTCATCGACTACCGCGCCGCCGACGTCACGGCGACCGGCCGCCGCTGGGACGCGATCATCGACACGGCGGGCGACCGGCGACTGTCCAGCCTGCGCAGCATCCTGGCGCCGTCGGGCAGCCTGGTCATCGTCGGAGGGATGGGCGGCCCGGTCCTCGGCGGCATGGAGCGAGTGCTCGCCGCTGCCGTCGCCAACCGGTTCGTCCGCCAGCGGCTGATCGGCCTGGTCTCGAAAGAGAACGCGTCCGACCTCGCCGACCTGGCCGACCTCGTCGACGCCGGAGCCTTCACGCCGATGGTGGATGCGGTGCTCCCCCTCGACCGCGCCGGCGAGGCCATCGACCTGGTCGCGTCAGGGGCGGTGCGCGGGAAGGTGGTCGTGGTTCCGTGA